Proteins encoded by one window of Papio anubis isolate 15944 chromosome 7, Panubis1.0, whole genome shotgun sequence:
- the LOC101017973 gene encoding F-box and leucine-rich protein 22: protein MSGSWLFFPHPSAELQHQLLAKNKHHSSTIYVHRPRAGEEESRQVSPSPGCSCTHMWPLLTMHITQLNRECLLHLFSFLDKDSRKSLARTCSQLHDVFEDPALWSLLHFRSLTELQKDNFLLGPALRSLSICWHSSRVQVCSIEDWLKSAFQRSICSRHESLVNDFLLQVCDRCPNLASVTLSGCGHVTDDCLARLLRCCPRLRALRLENCARVTNRTLAAVAADGRALQTLHVDFCRNVSAAGLRHLRAACPRLALRAEHSAAMLPDQPPRPRAPATALGKLLPR from the exons ATGTCTGGGTCCTGGCTTTTCTTCCCTCACCCCTCCGCAGAGCTGCAGCACCAGTTGTTAGCCAAAAATAAACACCATTCCTCAACCATATATGTCCACCGGCCCAGAGCCGGGGAGGAGGAGAGCAGGCAGGTCAGCCCGTCCCCTGGCTGCAGCTGCACTCACATGTGGCCACTGCTCACCATGCACATAACCCAGCTCAACCGGGAGTGCCTGCTGCACCTCTTCTCCTTCCTAGACAAGGACAGCAGGAAGAGCCTCGCCAGGACCTGCTCCCAGCTCCACGACGTGTTTGAGGACCCCGCACTGTGGTCCCTGCTGCACTTCCGTTCCCTCACTGAACTCCAGAAGGACAACTTCCTCCTGGGCCCGGCCCTCCGCAGCCTCTCCATCTGTTGGCACTCCAGCCGCGTGCAGGTGTGCAGCATCGAGGACTGGCTCAAGAGTGCCTTCCAGAGAAGCATCTGCAGCCGGCACGAGAGCCTGGTCAATGATTTCCTCCTCCAGGTGTGCGACAG GTGCCCCAACCTGGCGTCTGTCACGCTGTCGGGCTGCGGCCACGTCACCGACGACTGCCTGGCCCGCCTGCTGCGCTGCTGCCCACGCCTGCGCGCACTGCGCCTGGAGAACTGCGCGCGCGTCACCAACCGCACGCTGGCGGCCGTGGCGGCGGACGGGCGCGCGCTGCAGACACTGCACGTGGACTTCTGCCGCAACGTGAGCGCGGCCGGCCTGCGCCACCTGCGCGCCGCGTGCCCGCGCCTAGCCCTGCGGGCAGAGCACAGCGCCGCCATGCTGCCCGACCAGCCCCCGCGCCCGCGCGCGCCTGCCACGGCCCTTGGCAAGCTTCTGCCGCGCTAG